One window of the Brevibacterium limosum genome contains the following:
- the secF gene encoding protein translocase subunit SecF encodes MKRFFAWGNRLHSGESSIPFVGKAKLWLSIAGVLVLLSLLVPLIFGFNFGIAFKGGSQFQVDHVTDTSAAKGEGIVNDVVSGSEPRLTPTSDTAVQIETNQLTDPQMQEVRDGLVAGYDVKVEDVTSTFVGPEWGQDVTSKMIRALVIFVAIALIVMALYFRTWKMSVAAIVGLFAVMIVTMGIYSATGFEVTPEAIIGFLTVLSFSLYDTVVVFDKIRENTTRFGEKRNLKFSELVNLGVNQTTVRSINTSVVSVLPIASILFIGVFLLGAGTLVDISLSLFIGTIVAAASTLFVASPLYAVLRANEPAVKEQEEAVRELRLKNGGADVPPVMHAEV; translated from the coding sequence GTGAAACGGTTCTTTGCCTGGGGCAACCGGCTGCACAGCGGCGAATCATCGATCCCATTCGTCGGCAAGGCGAAGCTGTGGCTGAGCATCGCCGGAGTCCTCGTCCTCCTCTCCCTCCTCGTTCCCCTCATCTTCGGATTCAACTTCGGCATCGCCTTCAAGGGCGGTTCGCAGTTCCAGGTCGACCATGTCACCGACACCTCCGCTGCCAAGGGCGAAGGCATCGTCAACGACGTCGTCTCCGGGTCCGAGCCGCGCCTGACGCCGACCAGTGACACGGCCGTCCAGATCGAGACGAACCAGCTCACCGACCCGCAGATGCAGGAAGTCCGCGACGGTCTCGTCGCCGGCTACGACGTGAAGGTCGAAGACGTCACCTCGACGTTCGTCGGGCCCGAATGGGGCCAGGACGTGACGTCGAAGATGATCCGCGCGCTCGTCATCTTCGTGGCCATCGCGCTCATCGTCATGGCGCTGTACTTCCGCACGTGGAAGATGTCGGTCGCGGCGATCGTGGGCCTCTTCGCCGTGATGATCGTGACCATGGGCATCTACTCGGCCACCGGCTTCGAAGTCACTCCGGAGGCCATCATCGGCTTCCTCACCGTGCTCAGCTTCTCGCTCTATGACACGGTGGTCGTCTTCGACAAGATCCGAGAGAACACGACCCGATTCGGGGAGAAACGGAACCTGAAGTTCTCCGAGCTGGTCAATCTCGGTGTGAATCAGACGACCGTGCGCTCGATCAACACCTCGGTGGTGTCCGTGCTGCCGATCGCCTCGATCCTCTTCATCGGTGTGTTCCTGCTCGGTGCGGGAACACTGGTCGATATCTCGCTGTCCCTGTTCATCGGTACTATAGTGGCAGCCGCTTCGACGCTGTTCGTCGCGAGCCCCCTCTACGCCGTCCTCCGGGCAAACGAACCGGCGGTCAAGGAACAGGAGGAGGCCGTGCGTGAATTACGCTTGAAGAACGGGGGAGCAGACGTCCCACCGGTGATGCACGCCGAAGTCTGA
- the yajC gene encoding preprotein translocase subunit YajC has translation MDLLIPLALAALLIFFLFNSRRKQKARAEQIKSGLVPGATVMTTFGVFGTVLSIDEENNQVTIESGPGTVLRVHRQAIGQVENNEAAPVDAPGAAAPAADSDIDADAVEEKPAITDAELDAMNERKRAETDAPDEDAAEETVADDSAAGAEDVDAETTAEIDADSADADDDSTDSTDSDSDKKN, from the coding sequence GTGGATTTGCTGATCCCTCTTGCGCTTGCCGCGCTGCTGATCTTCTTCCTGTTCAATTCTCGGCGTAAGCAGAAAGCGCGTGCGGAGCAGATCAAATCGGGTCTCGTGCCCGGCGCAACCGTGATGACGACCTTCGGTGTCTTCGGCACCGTGCTCTCGATCGACGAAGAGAACAACCAGGTGACGATCGAATCCGGCCCCGGAACGGTTCTGCGCGTCCACCGCCAGGCCATCGGCCAGGTCGAGAACAACGAGGCCGCACCCGTCGACGCCCCCGGCGCCGCCGCTCCCGCCGCCGATTCCGATATCGACGCCGACGCCGTCGAGGAGAAGCCGGCCATCACCGATGCCGAGCTCGACGCCATGAACGAACGCAAGCGCGCCGAGACGGACGCTCCGGACGAGGACGCCGCTGAGGAAACAGTCGCGGACGACTCCGCTGCGGGTGCCGAGGACGTCGACGCCGAGACCACCGCTGAGATCGATGCCGATTCCGCCGATGCGGACGACGATTCCACGGACTCCACGGACTCGGATTCCGACAAGAAGAACTGA
- the hisS gene encoding histidine--tRNA ligase → MAKSARLSGFPERLPAERVIEKAIIDTLEHTFALHGFSALNHRAVEPISQLAKDGEIDKEIFAVSRLHSDGAERNPLGLHFDLTVPLARYIADNANELSFPFKAARVQPVWRGERPQAGRYREFIQADIDVIADGELPGHFEVEIPLAVADAFSRLAPLGVPGIKILVNDRRLLEGFARGIGLTDIQAVLRCLDKYDKIGPAEVGELLAAEAGADEEQQHLCLALAAIESDSPDFADQVRALGVDHPLLDAGLESLTTLLRAAAERAPGVVVAQLKIARGLDYYTGAVYETQLIGHEELGSVSSGGRYDSLATVGKRNYPGVGMSIGVSRLMAFILGEASEIRATRGTPSAVVIAVTEEARRGEADAVAATLRSRDIPCEVSPNAAKFGKQIRYAERRDIPFVWFTDGESGHEVKDIRSGEQTTADPATWTPAEDDLWPRVYRS, encoded by the coding sequence ATGGCGAAGTCAGCCCGTCTGTCCGGATTCCCGGAACGACTCCCGGCCGAACGCGTGATCGAGAAGGCCATCATCGACACCCTCGAACACACCTTCGCCCTGCACGGGTTCTCCGCCCTCAACCACCGCGCCGTCGAACCCATCAGCCAGCTGGCCAAGGACGGAGAGATCGACAAGGAGATCTTCGCCGTCTCCCGTCTGCACTCCGACGGCGCCGAACGCAACCCGCTCGGCCTCCACTTCGATCTCACGGTTCCCCTGGCCCGCTATATCGCCGACAATGCCAACGAACTGAGCTTCCCGTTCAAGGCCGCCCGCGTCCAGCCCGTCTGGCGAGGCGAACGGCCACAGGCCGGCCGCTACCGCGAGTTCATCCAGGCCGATATCGACGTCATCGCCGATGGTGAGCTGCCCGGACACTTCGAAGTCGAGATCCCCCTGGCTGTGGCCGACGCATTCTCCCGGCTCGCTCCTCTCGGCGTGCCCGGAATCAAGATCCTCGTCAACGACCGCAGGCTGCTCGAAGGCTTCGCCCGCGGAATCGGACTGACGGACATCCAGGCCGTGCTGCGCTGCCTCGACAAGTACGACAAGATCGGCCCCGCCGAGGTCGGTGAGCTGCTCGCCGCCGAAGCCGGCGCCGACGAGGAACAGCAGCATCTGTGCCTGGCGCTGGCCGCCATCGAATCCGACTCCCCGGACTTCGCCGATCAGGTGCGCGCCCTCGGCGTCGACCACCCGCTGCTCGACGCCGGACTCGAATCGCTGACGACCCTGCTGCGTGCCGCAGCCGAACGGGCGCCGGGAGTCGTCGTCGCCCAGCTCAAGATCGCCCGCGGCCTCGACTACTACACGGGAGCGGTCTACGAGACCCAGCTGATCGGCCACGAAGAGCTCGGCTCCGTGTCCTCCGGCGGACGCTACGATTCGCTGGCGACCGTGGGCAAGAGGAACTATCCCGGGGTGGGCATGTCCATCGGCGTCTCGCGTCTCATGGCGTTCATCCTCGGCGAAGCTTCGGAGATCCGCGCCACCCGCGGCACCCCCTCGGCCGTCGTCATCGCCGTCACCGAGGAGGCCCGGCGCGGAGAGGCCGACGCCGTGGCCGCGACTCTCCGGTCCAGGGACATCCCCTGTGAGGTGTCGCCGAACGCCGCGAAGTTCGGCAAGCAGATCCGCTACGCCGAACGCCGCGACATCCCGTTCGTCTGGTTCACCGACGGTGAGTCCGGCCACGAGGTCAAGGACATCCGCTCGGGAGAGCAGACCACCGCCGATCCGGCCACGTGGACTCCTGCAGAGGACGACCTCTGGCCACGCGTGTACCGGAGCTGA
- a CDS encoding DUF349 domain-containing protein: MSTPTPKPTPRPSSLPRPQAAQVVNASHIDHDAEVARAVTHGRADAQGNVFVTTAEGERAVGQYPDATPDEALEYFAKKYVELAESAVLLRNRLSAGAPGREIVAAAKTLQESLPEANVVGDLKGLSTTLDTLISDAEATESRQAARAQAAKLAAAEDREALVVEAESLAKQDPSKIQWKQSGARLRELFAQWKDMQRSGPRLPRAVDQELWGRFSQARNSFEHKRKEFFAELDKVNAEGKRIKEKIVAEAESLSASTDFRTVSQKYKDLMSQWKRAPRASRKDDDALWARFRAAQDVFFSARDAENAALDEEFKGNLVVKEELLKKAQALLPITDPVAAKRDLRTIQDQWEEAGKVPRADVSRMENGLRDVERALADAEEAAWQRSNPETKARTSGALNQLDESIVELEKKLETAKSGGDGKAVAEAQEALDARRAWRDQLAQTAAELD; the protein is encoded by the coding sequence ATGTCGACCCCGACACCGAAGCCGACCCCCCGTCCGTCGTCGCTGCCGCGTCCGCAGGCGGCGCAGGTGGTCAACGCCAGCCATATCGACCACGACGCCGAGGTGGCTCGCGCAGTGACTCATGGTCGGGCCGATGCACAAGGCAATGTGTTCGTCACCACCGCTGAGGGCGAGCGGGCCGTCGGTCAGTACCCGGATGCCACTCCCGATGAGGCGCTCGAGTACTTCGCGAAGAAGTACGTCGAACTCGCCGAGAGTGCGGTCCTGCTGCGCAATCGCCTCTCCGCCGGTGCTCCCGGCCGTGAGATCGTGGCGGCGGCGAAGACGCTGCAGGAGTCGCTGCCGGAGGCCAATGTCGTCGGTGATCTCAAAGGGCTGAGCACCACCCTCGACACTCTCATCTCCGATGCCGAGGCCACGGAGTCCCGACAGGCCGCTCGCGCCCAGGCTGCGAAGCTCGCCGCCGCCGAGGACCGTGAGGCTCTCGTCGTCGAGGCCGAGTCCCTGGCCAAACAGGATCCGTCGAAGATCCAGTGGAAGCAGTCGGGTGCCCGTCTGCGCGAGCTCTTCGCACAGTGGAAGGACATGCAGCGCAGCGGACCGCGTCTGCCGCGTGCCGTCGATCAGGAGCTCTGGGGCCGGTTCTCGCAGGCCCGGAACAGCTTCGAACACAAGCGCAAGGAGTTCTTCGCCGAACTCGACAAGGTCAATGCCGAGGGCAAGCGGATCAAGGAGAAGATCGTCGCCGAGGCGGAGTCGCTGTCGGCCTCGACCGATTTCCGGACCGTGTCCCAGAAGTACAAGGACCTGATGAGCCAGTGGAAGCGTGCCCCGCGTGCGTCCCGCAAGGACGATGACGCTCTGTGGGCACGGTTCCGAGCCGCACAGGACGTGTTCTTCTCCGCTCGCGATGCGGAGAACGCCGCGCTGGACGAGGAGTTCAAGGGCAACCTCGTCGTCAAGGAAGAGCTGCTGAAGAAGGCGCAGGCGCTGCTGCCGATCACCGATCCGGTGGCGGCCAAGCGTGATCTGCGCACCATCCAGGACCAGTGGGAGGAAGCCGGGAAGGTCCCCCGTGCCGATGTCTCCCGGATGGAGAACGGTCTGCGCGATGTCGAGCGTGCGCTCGCCGATGCCGAGGAAGCCGCTTGGCAGCGCAGCAACCCGGAGACGAAGGCCCGCACCTCGGGTGCGCTCAATCAGCTCGACGAGTCGATCGTCGAACTCGAGAAGAAGCTCGAGACCGCGAAGTCCGGTGGCGATGGGAAAGCCGTCGCGGAGGCGCAGGAAGCTCTTGACGCCCGCCGCGCCTGGAGGGATCAGCTCGCACAGACCGCCGCGGAGCTCGACTGA
- the ruvB gene encoding Holliday junction branch migration DNA helicase RuvB, which yields MTSSFDPGSYEMDFGDQDLTGAEQDRLVSGRAETAERDAEAALRPKGLADFIGQPQVREQLSLVLDAAKARQKAPDHVLLSGPPGLGKTTLAMIIAHEMNSSLRVTSGPAVQHAGDLAAILSSLEEGEVLFIDEIHRMARAAEEMLYVAMEDFRVDVIVGKGPGATAIPLDLPQFTLVGATTRSGLLPAPLRDRFGFTALLDFYSSADLLTVLQRSARMLGIDSELAGLEEISTRSRGTPRIANRLLRRVRDWAQVRGSGIIDEEAATKALRVYEVDELGLDRLDRSVLQVLCRRFGGGPVGLGTLAVSVGEEADTVETVSEPYLVREGLISRTPRGRVATSAAWKHLKMQIPANYEF from the coding sequence ATGACGAGTTCCTTCGATCCTGGCTCCTACGAGATGGACTTCGGTGATCAGGACCTGACCGGGGCCGAACAGGACAGACTCGTCTCCGGCCGCGCCGAGACCGCCGAACGCGATGCCGAAGCTGCACTGCGCCCGAAGGGCCTGGCCGACTTCATCGGCCAGCCGCAGGTGCGGGAACAGCTCTCACTCGTCCTCGATGCGGCAAAGGCCCGGCAGAAAGCACCCGACCATGTGCTGCTCTCCGGTCCTCCCGGACTCGGCAAGACCACTCTGGCGATGATCATCGCCCATGAGATGAACTCGAGTCTGCGGGTGACGTCCGGACCGGCCGTCCAGCATGCCGGTGACCTTGCGGCCATCCTGTCCTCCCTCGAAGAGGGCGAAGTCCTCTTCATCGACGAGATCCACCGGATGGCCCGCGCCGCCGAAGAGATGCTGTATGTGGCGATGGAGGACTTCCGGGTCGACGTCATCGTCGGCAAGGGCCCAGGTGCCACCGCGATCCCGCTCGACCTCCCGCAGTTCACCCTCGTCGGGGCCACCACCCGGTCCGGTCTGCTGCCGGCACCGCTGCGCGACCGCTTCGGCTTCACCGCCCTGCTCGATTTCTATTCGAGTGCCGACCTGCTCACCGTTCTGCAGCGCTCGGCCCGGATGCTCGGCATCGATTCCGAGCTCGCCGGGCTCGAAGAGATCTCCACCCGTTCCCGCGGCACCCCGCGTATCGCGAACCGACTGCTGCGACGCGTCCGCGACTGGGCGCAGGTGCGCGGGAGCGGAATCATCGACGAGGAAGCCGCCACCAAGGCCCTGCGCGTCTACGAGGTCGACGAACTCGGTCTCGACCGCCTCGACAGATCGGTTCTGCAGGTGCTGTGCCGGCGTTTCGGCGGCGGACCGGTGGGCCTGGGAACCCTCGCAGTCTCCGTCGGCGAAGAAGCCGACACGGTCGAAACCGTGTCCGAACCCTACCTCGTGCGGGAGGGCCTGATCAGTCGGACTCCACGCGGACGCGTGGCCACCTCTGCGGCCTGGAAGCACCTGAAAATGCAGATCCCAGCAAACTATGAGTTCTGA
- a CDS encoding MBL fold metallo-hydrolase, producing the protein MDVFSTNAEFLDVNCYAVRADGSSDCILIDSGYDCAPGLDKLLSEEGLEPQAIFLTHGHPDHILGLTNVLARWNVPVHLGTPDKYRLDSPATTLNPQFAAMLAPLVEDWNAPAAEDITDGQSFEIAGLTITAVAAPGHTEGSMLLRVVDGEEEAIFTGDVVFAGAVGRVDLPGGDPQAMQESLRAFTTLPDAPIYPGHGPATRVSTEIATNPFF; encoded by the coding sequence ATGGATGTGTTCTCGACCAACGCCGAATTCCTCGACGTCAACTGCTATGCCGTGCGCGCAGACGGCTCCAGCGACTGCATTCTCATCGACTCCGGATACGACTGCGCCCCCGGACTCGACAAGCTGCTGAGCGAAGAGGGACTGGAGCCGCAGGCGATCTTCCTCACCCACGGCCACCCCGACCATATCCTGGGCCTGACCAACGTGCTCGCCCGCTGGAACGTGCCCGTCCACCTCGGCACCCCGGACAAGTACCGGCTGGACTCACCGGCGACGACGCTCAATCCGCAGTTCGCGGCGATGCTCGCCCCGCTGGTCGAAGACTGGAACGCACCCGCGGCCGAGGACATCACCGACGGGCAGAGCTTCGAGATCGCGGGGCTGACCATCACCGCGGTCGCCGCACCCGGCCATACCGAAGGCTCCATGCTGCTGCGCGTCGTCGACGGCGAGGAAGAGGCCATCTTCACCGGTGACGTCGTCTTCGCCGGAGCCGTCGGCCGTGTCGACCTGCCCGGGGGAGACCCGCAGGCGATGCAGGAGTCGCTGCGGGCATTCACGACGCTGCCCGATGCGCCGATCTATCCTGGACACGGCCCGGCGACACGGGTCAGCACGGAAATCGCGACGAACCCGTTCTTCTGA
- a CDS encoding RelA/SpoT family protein: protein MASSADSRRPRGISRLAWWAARAQNNPGYPRVLGPMIRALQSNHPKADIDLVVRAYKVAEEAHRGQTRKSGDAYITHPIAVATILAEIGMLPVTLAAALLHDTVEDTSYSLAELTEEFGAEVAAMVDGVTKLDKLTYGQAAQSETVRKMIVAMAKDIRVLVIKLADRLHNARTWRFVPASSSTKKARETLDIFAPLAHRLGMNTIKWELEDLSFQVLHPKVYDEVVRLVADRAPEREKYLATVSEELQGELKESGIEASITGRPKHYYSIYQKMVVRGHEFADIYDLVGVRVLVESVRECYATLGIVHARWNPVPGRFKDYIAMPKYNMYQSLHTTVIGPAGKPVEIQIRTHEMDRRAEFGVAAHWKYKDLNKSSKAVTSNTARSVKVSDAGEVDDAAWLRQLLDWQREVSDPDEFLDSLRYEVNSKEVYVFTPKGEVMSLPSGATPIDFAYAVHTEVGHKTMGARVNGRLVALDTELKNGDSVEVFTSKDENAGPSRDWLGFVKSPRARSKIRQWFSKERREEAIENGREQLARAMRRHTFSAATLMSQEALQVVATEMRLPDVSALYAAIGNGVSSAQHVVDLLAKEVGEDDESVALPPEPRNRTGQSSGHHSSSEGVIVKGVDDVLVKLARCCTPVPGDEILGFVTRGSGVSVHRVDCPNVASLRREPERMVEVSWGEKTSGIYLVQIQVEALDRAGLLSDITKVLTETHVNILSATVGTSRARVAQSKFVFEMSDASHLDTVLSAVRKVEGVFDVYRISGG from the coding sequence GTGGCTTCGTCCGCCGATTCGCGCCGTCCGCGAGGCATCTCCCGCTTAGCGTGGTGGGCGGCCAGGGCGCAGAACAACCCCGGCTACCCGAGAGTGCTCGGTCCGATGATCCGGGCTCTGCAGTCGAACCATCCGAAAGCGGACATCGACCTCGTCGTCCGAGCCTATAAGGTCGCCGAGGAGGCTCACCGCGGGCAGACCCGGAAGTCCGGTGACGCCTATATCACCCACCCCATCGCGGTCGCGACCATCCTCGCCGAGATCGGCATGCTGCCGGTCACGCTCGCCGCCGCGCTGCTGCACGACACGGTCGAAGACACGTCGTATTCGCTCGCAGAGCTCACCGAGGAATTCGGGGCCGAAGTCGCGGCCATGGTCGACGGGGTGACGAAGCTCGACAAACTCACCTACGGCCAGGCCGCGCAGTCCGAGACCGTGCGCAAGATGATCGTGGCGATGGCCAAGGACATCCGCGTGCTCGTCATCAAGCTCGCCGACCGTCTCCACAACGCGCGCACCTGGCGTTTCGTCCCGGCCTCGTCGAGCACGAAGAAGGCCCGCGAGACCCTCGACATCTTCGCCCCGCTGGCACACCGGCTGGGCATGAACACGATCAAATGGGAACTCGAAGACCTGTCCTTCCAGGTCCTCCATCCCAAGGTCTATGACGAAGTGGTCCGGCTCGTCGCGGACCGGGCTCCCGAACGCGAGAAGTATCTGGCCACGGTCTCCGAGGAGCTCCAGGGCGAGCTCAAGGAATCCGGGATCGAGGCCTCCATCACGGGACGACCCAAGCACTACTACTCGATCTATCAGAAGATGGTCGTGCGCGGACACGAGTTCGCCGACATCTACGATCTCGTCGGAGTCCGCGTCCTCGTCGAATCCGTGCGCGAGTGCTATGCCACCCTCGGCATCGTCCACGCCCGCTGGAACCCGGTTCCCGGGCGGTTCAAGGACTATATCGCAATGCCGAAGTACAACATGTACCAGAGCCTGCACACCACGGTGATCGGGCCGGCCGGCAAACCCGTCGAGATCCAGATCCGCACCCACGAGATGGATCGACGCGCAGAATTCGGCGTCGCCGCTCATTGGAAGTACAAGGACCTGAACAAGTCGTCGAAGGCCGTGACCTCGAACACCGCACGCTCGGTGAAGGTCTCCGACGCCGGCGAGGTCGACGACGCGGCCTGGCTGCGGCAGCTGCTGGACTGGCAGCGTGAGGTCTCCGACCCCGATGAGTTCCTCGACAGCCTCCGCTATGAGGTGAATTCGAAGGAGGTCTACGTCTTCACTCCCAAGGGCGAGGTGATGAGCCTGCCATCGGGAGCCACCCCCATCGACTTCGCCTATGCCGTGCACACCGAGGTCGGGCACAAGACCATGGGTGCCCGCGTCAACGGCCGCCTGGTCGCTTTGGACACGGAGCTGAAGAACGGGGACTCCGTCGAGGTCTTCACCTCGAAGGACGAGAACGCCGGGCCCAGCCGCGACTGGCTCGGCTTCGTCAAGAGCCCGCGGGCCCGGAGCAAGATCCGTCAGTGGTTCTCGAAGGAGCGCCGCGAAGAGGCGATCGAGAACGGCCGCGAACAGCTCGCCAGAGCGATGCGCCGCCATACCTTCTCCGCGGCCACGCTGATGAGCCAGGAGGCCCTCCAGGTCGTCGCCACAGAGATGCGTCTGCCCGATGTCAGCGCCCTCTACGCCGCGATCGGCAACGGTGTGTCCTCGGCCCAGCACGTCGTCGACCTGCTGGCCAAGGAAGTCGGGGAGGACGACGAGTCGGTCGCGCTGCCTCCGGAGCCGCGCAACCGCACCGGTCAGTCCTCGGGGCACCATTCTTCGTCCGAAGGCGTGATCGTCAAGGGCGTCGACGACGTGCTCGTCAAACTCGCCCGCTGCTGCACCCCGGTGCCGGGAGACGAGATCCTCGGCTTCGTCACGCGCGGCTCGGGCGTGTCCGTGCATCGTGTCGACTGCCCGAACGTGGCCTCACTCAGACGTGAACCCGAACGCATGGTCGAGGTGTCCTGGGGTGAGAAGACGAGCGGAATCTACCTCGTCCAGATCCAGGTCGAAGCTCTCGACCGTGCCGGTCTGCTCTCCGACATCACGAAGGTCCTCACCGAGACCCATGTGAACATCCTGTCGGCGACGGTCGGCACGTCCCGGGCACGCGTGGCCCAGTCGAAGTTCGTCTTCGAGATGAGCGATGCCAGCCATCTGGACACGGTGCTCTCTGCCGTGCGCAAGGTTGAAGGCGTCTTCGACGTCTACCGCATCTCCGGCGGCTGA
- the secD gene encoding protein translocase subunit SecD: MALAAIIAGGVIWSNATTTPKLALDLEGGTSIILEPQVSEGTDISKEQLDQAVAIIRQRVDSTGVSEAEITTQGDRNIVVNLPGNPDEETRNLVRSSAQLVFRRVALVGDPRSQEQIQKEQEKSGESGDSGDSSGSDDGLSDEERKRLEDLTGADSKGDGQGEEQAPSGGGDAVNAGGSTEKQADEAPEQTKTSESESKDAEKSGEGSGSSEGTKVTDSTPRPLFDPEKDSSEWQTEGIIKEYTELDCTNKKNRTGGEQQPSDKPVVSCSQDGQAKYILGPVELSGDHLADANAGYASGANGVQTNNPAVNLSFDATGREIFKQITSDITGKQQPYNQFAIELDGLVLSAPSSNAVITDGNAQITGDFSLDEAQTLANQLKNGSLPLSFQVQSEDQISPTLGSNYLKIGLLTGLVGLILVVVYSLLQYRVLGLVTVSSLVVAGVLTYLLLLLASWRYGYRLSLAGVAGIIIGIGMAADSFIVYFERVRDELRSGRNLLSAVEVGWDRAKRTIYASKAVNMLAAVILYILAVGSVRGFAFTLGLTVIIDVLIVFLFTHPMLQVLARTKFFGEGHPLSGMDPRLLGVKPAAYRGALNLSIDDQDKTPEAKRREKARMRKAGMTAEDTSGTTAAATAAAESEESTTTSTTDKAESGKSKAAKSKSAKTAASTGGMTIAERKAAARRAEEEDAAEDSAAQDGKEADK, from the coding sequence GTGGCTCTCGCCGCAATCATCGCCGGCGGTGTCATCTGGTCGAATGCCACGACGACTCCCAAACTCGCACTTGACCTCGAGGGCGGAACGTCGATAATTCTGGAACCGCAGGTGTCCGAGGGCACGGATATCAGCAAGGAGCAGCTCGATCAGGCGGTGGCGATCATCCGCCAGCGTGTCGACTCGACCGGTGTCTCCGAAGCAGAGATCACGACGCAGGGCGACCGCAATATCGTCGTGAATCTTCCGGGCAACCCCGACGAGGAGACACGTAACCTCGTCCGGTCGTCGGCTCAGCTGGTGTTCCGCCGCGTGGCGCTGGTCGGTGACCCGCGTTCGCAGGAGCAGATCCAGAAGGAGCAGGAGAAGAGCGGCGAAAGCGGAGACAGCGGGGATTCCTCGGGATCCGATGACGGACTGAGCGACGAAGAGCGCAAACGCCTCGAGGATCTCACCGGTGCCGATTCGAAGGGCGATGGCCAGGGCGAGGAACAGGCACCGTCCGGCGGCGGCGATGCCGTCAACGCCGGCGGCTCGACCGAGAAACAGGCCGATGAGGCCCCCGAGCAGACGAAGACCTCGGAGTCGGAGAGCAAAGACGCGGAGAAGTCCGGCGAAGGCAGCGGGTCGAGCGAAGGCACGAAGGTCACCGACTCGACACCGCGGCCTCTCTTCGATCCCGAGAAGGACTCCTCCGAGTGGCAGACCGAAGGGATCATCAAGGAATACACGGAGCTCGACTGCACGAACAAGAAGAACCGGACGGGAGGCGAACAGCAGCCTTCCGACAAACCGGTCGTCTCGTGCTCCCAAGACGGACAGGCGAAGTACATCCTCGGACCAGTCGAACTCTCCGGTGATCACCTCGCCGATGCCAACGCGGGCTATGCCTCAGGAGCAAATGGCGTGCAGACCAACAACCCTGCCGTCAACCTGTCCTTCGATGCCACCGGGCGTGAGATCTTCAAGCAGATCACCTCGGACATCACCGGCAAGCAGCAGCCGTACAACCAGTTCGCGATCGAGCTCGACGGCCTCGTGCTCTCGGCTCCGTCCTCGAACGCGGTGATCACCGACGGCAACGCCCAAATCACGGGTGACTTCAGCCTCGACGAGGCGCAGACTCTGGCCAACCAGCTCAAGAACGGTTCGCTGCCGCTGAGCTTCCAGGTCCAGAGCGAGGATCAGATCTCGCCGACCCTGGGTTCGAACTACCTCAAGATCGGTCTGCTCACCGGACTCGTCGGACTCATCCTCGTCGTCGTCTACTCGCTGCTCCAGTACCGGGTGCTCGGCCTCGTCACCGTCTCGAGCCTCGTCGTCGCCGGTGTGCTCACCTATCTGCTGCTGCTGTTGGCATCGTGGAGATACGGCTACCGCCTGTCCCTGGCCGGTGTCGCCGGTATCATCATCGGCATCGGCATGGCGGCTGACTCGTTCATCGTCTACTTCGAACGTGTGAGAGACGAGCTGCGCAGCGGGCGCAATCTGCTCTCCGCAGTCGAAGTCGGCTGGGACCGGGCCAAGCGGACGATCTACGCTTCGAAGGCCGTGAACATGCTCGCCGCGGTCATCCTCTACATCCTGGCCGTCGGATCGGTGCGAGGCTTCGCCTTCACCCTGGGTCTGACCGTGATCATCGACGTGCTCATCGTCTTCCTATTCACCCACCCGATGCTGCAGGTCCTGGCCCGCACGAAGTTCTTCGGCGAAGGCCACCCGCTGTCGGGTATGGACCCGCGTCTGCTCGGAGTCAAACCAGCCGCATATCGCGGTGCCCTCAACCTGTCCATCGATGACCAGGACAAGACGCCCGAGGCCAAGCGTCGTGAGAAGGCGCGGATGCGCAAGGCGGGAATGACCGCCGAGGACACATCCGGCACGACCGCAGCGGCGACGGCTGCGGCCGAGTCAGAGGAGAGCACGACGACGTCCACGACCGACAAGGCCGAGTCCGGGAAGTCGAAGGCCGCGAAGTCGAAATCCGCGAAGACCGCAGCGTCGACGGGCGGTATGACCATCGCCGAGCGGAAGGCCGCGGCCCGACGCGCCGAAGAAGAGGATGCCGCCGAAGACTCGGCGGCTCAAGACGGCAAGGAGGCTGACAAGTGA